The genomic interval gctgggtgagccctgggctggggtgggggcTGCTCTCtttcctgccctgtgctgcagccccccgGAGCTGGGGgacatttctgtgctgctggcacaggagaCTCCTGGTGTTTGAGAGATCTGGGGGCTCCCCGGGGGCTCTGCCAGAGCTGGAGGCTGTGGTTAATAATACAAATAAACCTGTAAGCTGCTAGCTTCATGCCCTTACCTGTTAAAAAATGAGACAActaccttcttttttttttttttctggcttagATGTAAATTCAAGTGTTTTGCTAAGAATAAGGCAGTAAAGTAGTTTCACACGTGTGAGCTCTGAGTTAAATGTGTCTTTAAAAGctgacaggaggagaggaaattaATCTGCTGATTTTGGAGTGCTGAATGTGACCAGGTGTAAGGAGGGGCTGTTTCCAAGAGGGGCTGCTCCCCCTGTGATCCCTCTCTCCTGAACTGGCTCCCTTCAGCCCTTCATTCCTGCACCTGCTCTCCCTCTGCCTTGCTCCTTTAACTCGGGAATTTTTTGGCTGTTTCCCTCCACTCTGACTTTGTGCAGATCCCTGGAGGGTTTGCTCTCAGTGCCCAGGGTTCCAAAAGTTGTGGAACAGCTGGGGGCATCTCTGTGCCTGGCAGTGGTGAAGATGTTGACCAAGATCCATCAGTGTTTCCTTTTAGGAAAGTTCTCATTCCCAGAAGTGAATCACGAGCAACTTTCTGCTAACCAGCTGTTGGGTTTGTGTCATTGCAGCCACTGAGTATCACCTGGGCCTGCTGAAGGCAAAGCTTGCAAAATacagagctcagctgctggaACCTTCCAAATCCCCGGCTGCAAAGGGCGAGGGCTTCGATGTGATGAAATCAGGAGATGCCCGAGTGGCACTGATCGGTTTTCCTTCTGTGGGGAAGGTCAGTGAGTGTCTGTGGTCCCTGTGTCTCCAGGCTGTGGTTTGcagtggctgcagagcaggttTGGGatcgtggaatggtttgggctgggaggcaccttaaagctcatctcgtGGGATCCCAGCTGGAGTCCTGTGCACAGTTCTGGTGTCTCCAGCATGAGAAGCACATGGAAGTGTTGGAGCAAGAGGCCACAAGGTTGGAGagaggactggagcacctcccctctgcagacaggctgagagagttgggacTGGAGAAGAAGGCTGTGTGGAGACCTCACAGCACCTGGAAGGGGATTCTTTTTCAGGAACTGTAgtggcaggaaaagggggaatgaGCTCACACTGAGAGAGGGGGAATTTAGGTGAGATGTatggaaggaattcttccccatgagggtggggaggccctggcacaggttgcccagaaaagaCACttcacatccctggaagtgtcccaggccagggattggagcaacctgggatagtggaaggcgtccctgcccatggcaggggtggaatgagatgggctttgaggtcatttccaacccaaacaattccatgattctgtgatctagCTGAAAGTTGGAGATGAGGAAACACTCCTTCATTTTGTGTGCTCTGCCCTGTGAAACTTGTTGCCTGGAGTTTgttcctgcccagccccagcactgctgaggaaaggaggggcACAAAGGATTTACTTCAGTTCCATGACAGTGTCACCACCTCAgtccctgtgcctggagcagccacaCCACAACTTCCACAGCCTGAGGAGCGCTTTGGTGTTGCTTGTTTTGCTgaaccttttccttttcctgcctggTGATGCTGATCTCTTGTGTTTCAGTCCACGTTTCTGAGTTTAATGACCTCAACCGCCAGTGAAGCTGCGTCCTACGAGTTCACCACACTGACCTGCATCCCAGGAGTCATAGAAGTAAGTAGGATTCTCCTCCAGCTGTGTAAATTTGTGTTTGCACCAGCTACACTTGTGCTGCCACTAAGGAGCAGAGACATCCAAAGGTCTCCAAAGCTGAATTTTGGTTTAAACTTTTGAGTGCTGGTGTAGCACTTCCCTGAACTCTTCAGGATTGGCTTCCTGATCAGGATTTTTGTGCTGCTCTTGGACTGACCAGAGCACTACAACAATTCTCAACTGAATTTTGTATAACCATTGTCAGTGCCAGTGACCAGCTGGCTGCAAACCTTGAcagatttgtttttaatgaagCTTTACAGAGGCAATCTGTGCTGTGATCACTTCCAAAACAAAATGCAGCTACTCCTGTCCTTGAGGGGTTTTATTAGTGGTGACCTCAGCATCCATCAGTAAAGCAAATGATAAAGGGCATCAAACTGAAAAGTGTCCAAGAGGAATGAGGAAATCTGGGTCAGGATGGAAAGGGGAGTTAAATAATGAAAGCAACTGTATTGATGGGAAAAGGAGTTTAATGTAACACATTCAAGCAGAGCTGTGAGCTGCAACAACAGCTAGAGAGCCAATGCCCTGCAAATCCTAGGAATGAGAgtctcctgttttttttcctggtactGTAAGACCTGCAGCACACCTGAATGGTTTGATCTGTCACAGTAAGAGATGTGGCACTTGTCCATTACTGAGTTTTCTCATTAGACCAAGAAAAGAGGGGTTGTTTATCCTTTCCATTCCCCAGACATGGGAATACGTGACTGCTGTGCTGttttcctggtgctttgtcCAGCTGCAGTCACAGGATGCTTTAGGAGGTCAGGATCTAATGCACAGCTGTGTGTGTTGCTGAACACAGCCCATAGCTCTGGAATTTGCCTCAGGACAGAGCCATGAGCTTTGTGCAGAGTTCCCCTGGCCTGCCAGTTCCATCCAGTTCCACTCTCCACAGGATGTGGACCCCCACACGTGTCTGtggctttgggggcagctcagGTGCCCTGCAAAAAGCTTTCAACTTTCAAtccttccatttccttttcagtACAAAGGAGCCAATATTCAGCTGCTGGATCTGCCTGGAATCATCGAAGGAGCAGCTCAAGGTTGGCTCATGTCTGTGTTCATGTACAGGAGGGATTTGCCCTCAGTAGTGTCCCTGGGAATCTCAGATATTTACACAGGTTTCCTGGGCTAAGAGTTCCTACATTGTCTTCCCAAATTTTGGAGTCCTTGATCCATGTGAGGCACGATTCCTATCCCTGAGCCCACGGAAGGGTCTATATGTAGCACAAAGATGGTTTTCTGGAGGTGGGAGCCAAAGCAAGCCAGTCACTTGTCACCTCCTTGCCTGAGCGTTGAGTGGCTCATCTGTTTTCTGGTACTGAGGAAATCTATAGAAAGATGCTGGAGGGGCGGAGGGGGAATTACAGCTAAACACTAACCTTGTTTGAGTAATTCCCTGAGTTCCTGCCAGTCCTCCCATGACTCCAAGTTCTGGGAAGAGACGTTGGCTTTGTCTCTCTGTGTTGTCATTGTCCTCAGTGGCTGGTTGTGTCTGAAAATAGCTTAGGAAATCAGGGAGTCATGGAACATttgggaagggacccacagggatcatccagtccaactcctggccctgcacaggacaccccaacaatcccaccctgtgcctggtgttgtccaaacactcctggagctctggcagcctcgggacTGTACccattccctgggaagcctgggcagtgcctgaccaccttctgggggaagaaccttttcctaatatccagcctaatcctccctgacacagctccagccgttccctcgAGTCACCAGAACAGTGCCTGTGCTTTCTAAGGCACCTTCTGGCACTGATCTCCTCTCTGCTGAGCTGCCAGGGTTCCCAGGAGCTGACTGCAGCCAGAAGAGCACTGCAGGATCGTTTTCCTTGCTTTCAAGCTGCTGCATAGGGCAGGAGCTTCTGTTACAGAACTTAGCTGGTTCCTCTTGCTGATGTGCCTCCACCTCCTGtctccccagggaagggcagaggCCGGCAGGTGATCGCTGTGGCCAGGACAGCAGATGTCGTTATCATGATGCTGGATGCCACCAAGGGCGAGGTGCAGAGGTGTGTGCTGGGCACGAGGGGTGGGCCGGGCTCTGGGCTTCCCACGTACCCAGAAAATGTGCCAGCTCCCTGAGGAGTTGTGGAGAGCACCTGGGGAATGAGGAATTAAATTATTGAGTGTGAGATGGGGGTTGTATTCCATGAGAAGCATCCTGCTGGCTGGAGTGGGTGCTCAGCTGAAGGGTCATTCCTACGGCATGGCTGGCAGCCTGGATTTCCACCACAGGCTCTGACCTGCATTAGGGGCGTTTTAGGGTGTAATGAAAGCTCGTGGCAGAGCTGTGTCAACACAAGAATCAAAAAGGGAAAGGTCTGGGTGTCACCTGGCCACACTCAGCCTCACAggtgctgtgtccctgcagggcctTGCTGGAGAAAGAACTGGAATCCGTAGGTATCCGGCTGaacaaaagcaaaccaaatATCTACTTCAAGGTGAGGcttcctgagctcctgcaggCACAGCTTGTCTGCCTGCTTGCTCAAAGCTGAGCTCACTCTGTGCTGCCTCTCGTGTTGGGCAGGCTGTAGGTTTTGCAGAATGTTCTTACATTGCTTTTTTGCCTCTTGCAGCCCAAGAAGGGTGGAGGCATTTCCTTCAACTCCACTGTCACATTGACTCAGTGCTCTGAGAAGCTGGTTCAGCTCATCCTCCACGAATACAGTATCCTTTCCTAAAATGGGAGACCCTTAAGCCATCAGCAGCTCATGGTTCCAGTGCTTCCTTCTGTGGGACAGCCTTGGTGTCACTTGGGTGCTGTCTCGTTGGCACCTGGCTGTCACCAGGGAGCTCAGCCCATGTGGTGTGTTGGGATTTGGGCCTTGACAGCGTCCACCTCAGAAATCTTCAACGCTGAGGTCCTGTTCAGAGAGGATTGTTCCCCTGATGAGTTCATTGATGTGATTGTAGGAAACAGGGTCTACATGCCGTGCCTCTATGTGAGTATCCTGGGCAGCCTGGCTTCTGTCTCATCCAGCATCTCTTTTCTTGGACAAAGGAAATGTTGGAACTTCACAGaatcgtggaatggtttgggtgggaagggactttaaagctcatctcattccacccctgccatgggcagggacatcttccactaccccaggttgctccaagccctgtccaacctggccttggacacttccaggcatccaggagcagccacagcttctctgggcaccctgtgccagggcctcctcaccctcatagggaagaattttttcccaatatcccaacTAGCCCTGCCCTCTcaatttaaaaccattcccccttgtcctatttCTCCATGCCCTTGTTCCTCATTCCTAAAACAGTAAGGATTTGGGGTTTAAGAGGTGGAAAACAGCTCAGCAGGGAGTTTTTTATAGGCTTTGGATGTGCAGCCGTGCTGTGTGTGTTCCCTGGGCCCTCTTGTGGCTGGTgctgccctggagcagcagagcttCCAATCGTGGTGCCGGGGCTTTGCTCCCACGTGTGGAGCCTCCAActcccctgctgccagctctgtctGGTCCCTTGTGTGCCAGATGTCCCTTTGGGGCTCTGTTTGTAGCCACTGGGTCTGTATGAAATCAAAGACACCAGAGAACGTGTTCCAAAGGGAGAATTTAAAAGGCCAAAATTCATATTCAGGCTTCTGAATTTTAATAGTTTGTTTTACTGAGAGTCTTGGCTTATCCTCTGACAGGAGCTGTGTTTCTGTTTCAGGTGCTGGAGTTACCTTGTAATTTGTACATGTTGCTGAATTGCCTTTCTAAGGGCTGTGTTGTTTTCCCTTTGGTTTAGGTTTATAACAAGATTGATCAGATATCCATGGAGGAGGTGGATCGTCTTGCTCGGAGGCCCCACAGTGTTGTCATCAGGTAGGAGCTGGTCTGCCTGGTGTGGGGTTCATTTCACACCCCTTTCTCCAGCTTCTCCCAGGAAGGGacttctcccagggctgctggtgagaagcagagctgctgtgcagcttttcccagatttccttcCCCTGGAGAGGCAGGCAGCTTGACTTCTTTGTGCTGCCTGCAGGACAGAGTCAATCTGGCTTGTTTTCTTGGTAGTGCTGATATATCTGTTGGGGCTTTGCTGCTTCAAAGCTGTTCACCCTtctggaatcatggaatggtttggatggaagggaccctaaagctcatctcatcccaccccctgctgtgggcagggacaccttccactagatcagtTTTCTCCAGGCCCCATCCAGCCTAGCCTTGAAcagttccagggatggagcagccagagACTCTCTGTACAATCTGTTTCAGTGCTTCTCCACCCCTTTAGTaaggaattccttcctaatacCAAATCTACCCCTGCCTTCCTTCAGTTCAATGTCATTTTACCATGTggttttcctctccttccttcattAAAGCCTTTCCCCTCAATCTCCAGCACTTTATTAAAGACATTTTACCTTGTTCTTCTGGATCCCTAAATCACAGCAGCAGTAAACAGATGATCCTGGTGTTTTGCAGCTGTGGCATGAAGCTGAACCTGGACTATTTGCTGGAAAAGCTCTGGGAATACCTGGCACTCACCTGCATCTACACCAAGAAGCGGGGACGTAAGTGACCACGAGCTGAACAGAAGGTCTGAAAGGcacaaatgctgctgctgctcatggacaggctgccagcagggctggtgccTTGGCAATGCTGGAATTGTACACTCCCTAATCATCTTTCAGCTCTTGGGAAATGCTTCCTGCTCTGTTTGACCCTGCCATGTGTGGATCCCACCATGGCCTTCCTATTGTATTATACAAGAGCTGAATTTTAATAAATCTTTGCGTGATATAAGGGAATAAAGTGTGCAGGTTCACAGCTTTTTCCCTTGTTTTGCACACTGTGATGAGCTGTTCAGCCCATCACAACGCAGAAGAAGtttcctgttcctgctgcaaGAAATTTGGTGATTCCCATGCCTTT from Poecile atricapillus isolate bPoeAtr1 chromosome 14, bPoeAtr1.hap1, whole genome shotgun sequence carries:
- the DRG2 gene encoding developmentally-regulated GTP-binding protein 2 — translated: MGILEKISEIEKEIARTQKNKATEYHLGLLKAKLAKYRAQLLEPSKSPAAKGEGFDVMKSGDARVALIGFPSVGKSTFLSLMTSTASEAASYEFTTLTCIPGVIEYKGANIQLLDLPGIIEGAAQGKGRGRQVIAVARTADVVIMMLDATKGEVQRALLEKELESVGIRLNKSKPNIYFKPKKGGGISFNSTVTLTQCSEKLVQLILHEYKIFNAEVLFREDCSPDEFIDVIVGNRVYMPCLYVYNKIDQISMEEVDRLARRPHSVVISCGMKLNLDYLLEKLWEYLALTCIYTKKRGQRPDFTDAIILRKGASVEHVCHRIHRSLASQFKYALVWGTSTKYSPQRVGLTHMMEHEDVIQIVKK